A section of the Stenotrophomonas sp. 364 genome encodes:
- a CDS encoding methyltransferase domain-containing protein translates to MPGYTTRILTIPVGGHDFRIRALSDLQQFADPTGRAQRAGIHSSLWSLFGQVWPAGRVLAETMHSFDVAGKRVLELGCGLGLASLVLAHRGADVVASDHHPLAESFLAYNAGLNDLPALHYRDLPWELPDTTLGRFDLIIGSDVLYERGHALQIARMMERHARPTAELLLTDPGRGNVGSFSRAMAAQGYTVDEAYGLFDDEGDAPGRGRLLRYTRAAASQAA, encoded by the coding sequence ATGCCGGGCTATACCACCCGCATTCTCACCATTCCGGTCGGCGGTCACGACTTCCGCATCCGCGCGCTCAGCGACCTGCAGCAGTTCGCCGATCCCACCGGCCGGGCCCAACGCGCCGGCATCCATTCCTCGTTGTGGAGTCTGTTCGGCCAGGTCTGGCCGGCCGGTCGCGTGTTGGCCGAAACCATGCACAGCTTCGACGTGGCCGGCAAACGCGTACTGGAGCTGGGCTGTGGACTGGGGCTGGCCAGCCTGGTGCTGGCCCATCGCGGGGCCGACGTGGTGGCCAGCGACCACCATCCGCTGGCCGAGTCCTTCCTGGCCTACAACGCCGGGCTCAATGACCTGCCCGCGCTGCACTACCGCGATCTGCCGTGGGAGCTGCCGGATACGACACTGGGTCGCTTCGATCTGATCATCGGCAGCGACGTGTTGTACGAGCGCGGCCACGCGCTGCAGATCGCCCGCATGATGGAGCGCCACGCACGTCCCACGGCCGAACTGCTGCTCACCGATCCGGGGCGCGGCAACGTGGGATCGTTCTCGCGTGCCATGGCCGCGCAGGGCTATACCGTTGACGAGGCTTACGGCCTGTTCGATGACGAAGGCGATGCGCCGGGGCGTGGGCGGCTGCTGCGCTACACGCGTGCGGCCGCTTCGCAGGCGGCCTGA
- a CDS encoding MFS transporter, with the protein MIVAGLSTVVEWYDFTLYLYLATVLSRVFFGGGDNALLATLAGFAVSYLMRPLGALCFGHLGDRFGRRYMLLASMLLMTLAMLATALLPTFDSIGASAGMLLLLLRCLMAFSVGGEYTGVVAYLLETAPARRRGLVTSLASAASEVGALLAVALSALTVAVLSTAQLDGWGWRIPFFVGAALAGAILLARSTMHESPEFERQQAAGTVPTSPIRDTWRYHRGAVARTFAISALGSITYYVGITYVPAFLGSAGEVGESEALWLSTVAAVAVIVVTPLAGALSDRIGRRPVLIALAVLSALLPLSMFSLMAGGTTWLIGSAAVVLACLAGGVSAVAAPATAEQFPGEGRLSGLALGVTMATAFFGGATPLLAELLVRHTGWAAAPGAMIAVVALLVLPVMWTLRETRPPR; encoded by the coding sequence ATGATCGTGGCCGGGTTGTCGACCGTGGTGGAGTGGTACGACTTCACCTTGTACCTGTACCTGGCCACGGTGCTGTCGCGGGTATTTTTTGGCGGCGGCGACAACGCCCTGCTGGCCACGCTGGCGGGGTTCGCGGTGTCCTACCTGATGCGCCCGTTGGGCGCGCTGTGCTTCGGGCATCTGGGCGACCGCTTCGGGCGGCGCTACATGCTGCTGGCCTCGATGCTGCTGATGACCCTGGCAATGCTGGCCACCGCGCTGCTGCCCACCTTCGACAGCATCGGCGCCAGCGCCGGGATGCTGCTGTTGCTGCTGCGCTGCCTGATGGCCTTTTCGGTGGGCGGTGAGTACACCGGCGTGGTGGCTTACCTGCTGGAGACCGCGCCTGCGCGCCGCCGTGGCCTGGTCACCTCGTTGGCATCGGCGGCCAGCGAGGTCGGCGCGCTGCTGGCGGTGGCGCTGTCGGCGTTGACCGTGGCGGTGTTGAGTACCGCGCAGCTGGACGGGTGGGGCTGGCGCATTCCGTTCTTCGTCGGCGCAGCACTGGCCGGGGCGATCCTGCTGGCACGCTCGACCATGCACGAATCGCCCGAGTTCGAGCGGCAGCAGGCGGCCGGCACCGTGCCCACCTCGCCGATCCGCGACACCTGGCGCTACCACCGCGGTGCAGTGGCCCGCACCTTCGCGATTTCCGCACTCGGCTCGATCACCTATTACGTGGGCATCACCTACGTGCCGGCGTTTCTGGGCTCGGCGGGCGAGGTGGGGGAATCGGAGGCACTGTGGCTGTCCACGGTGGCAGCGGTGGCAGTGATCGTGGTGACCCCGCTGGCCGGTGCGTTGTCCGACCGGATCGGGCGGCGGCCAGTGTTGATTGCGCTGGCAGTGTTGTCGGCGTTGTTGCCGTTGAGCATGTTCAGCCTGATGGCCGGTGGCACGACCTGGTTGATCGGGAGTGCGGCGGTGGTGCTGGCCTGCCTGGCCGGTGGCGTCAGCGCGGTGGCCGCCCCGGCCACGGCCGAACAGTTCCCCGGCGAAGGCCGCCTCAGCGGGCTGGCGCTGGGAGTCACCATGGCCACCGCGTTCTTCGGTGGCGCCACGCCGCTGCTGGCCGAGCTGCTGGTGCGCCACACCGGCTGGGCGGCAGCACCCGGCGCCATGATCGCCGTGGTCGCGCTGCTGGTGCTGCCGGTGATGTGGACCCTGCGCGAAACCCGCCCGCCGCGGTGA
- a CDS encoding GntR family transcriptional regulator, translating to MAIAPAPRSTKKRAPLYEEVAEHVRERIYDYRLPPGEWIDEPALCEELGISRTPLREALKLLAAEGLVQIDAGRGCRVTRLTLEDLNQLFPVMAMLEGRCAHEAVKHIDEAGVQLLEDLHAAMEAAAAEGNIAEYYRNNYLIHETVQHYAGNPWLIRITHDLHRILKMHRGRQLLAPGRTAQSLAEHRELLACFRERDAEAAERTMERHLLSQGQALAAYVASGGLLNVPAPLPTEGGS from the coding sequence ATGGCCATTGCTCCCGCACCTCGCTCGACCAAGAAACGCGCCCCGCTGTACGAAGAGGTGGCCGAGCACGTGCGCGAGCGCATCTACGACTACCGCCTGCCCCCGGGCGAGTGGATCGACGAGCCGGCGCTGTGCGAAGAACTGGGCATCAGCCGCACCCCCCTGCGCGAGGCGCTGAAGCTGCTGGCCGCCGAGGGCCTGGTGCAGATCGATGCCGGGCGCGGGTGCCGGGTAACCCGGTTGACGCTGGAGGACCTGAACCAGCTGTTCCCGGTGATGGCGATGCTGGAAGGTCGTTGCGCGCACGAGGCCGTCAAGCATATCGACGAGGCCGGCGTGCAGCTGCTGGAAGACCTGCACGCGGCCATGGAAGCTGCCGCCGCCGAGGGCAACATCGCCGAGTACTACCGCAACAACTACCTCATCCACGAAACCGTGCAGCACTATGCCGGGAACCCGTGGCTAATCCGCATCACCCACGACCTGCACCGCATCCTGAAGATGCACCGCGGTCGCCAGCTGCTGGCACCGGGCCGCACCGCGCAGTCGCTGGCCGAACATCGCGAGTTGCTGGCGTGCTTCCGTGAGCGCGATGCCGAGGCGGCCGAACGCACCATGGAACGCCACCTGCTCAGCCAGGGCCAGGCGTTGGCTGCCTACGTTGCCTCGGGCGGGCTGTTGAACGTGCCCGCGCCGTTGCCCACCGAAGGCGGCAGCTGA
- a CDS encoding SLC13 family permease: MSPQVATIIGLVIMFIVATALPINMGAVAFALAFIIGGVFVGMEGKEVLGGFPGDLFLTLVGITYLFSIAQKNGTIDLLVHWAVRAVRGRIVAIPWVMFVVTAVLTAFGALGPAAVAIIGPVALRFAKQYRINPLLMGLLVIHGAQAGGFSPISVYGSITNGVVQKAGLEVTEMAVFLTSLGFNFMMATICFFAFGGVALLRRGAVSVGGGVGTAELAMAGGPQASSRQFAIEGHGALVSAGGGTLSNDPDALEAVGITRERVFTLIGLLGLGVAALIYNLNVGLVSITVAVALALLSPKSQKGAVDGISWSTVLLICGVVTYIGVLQEAGAVDFIGNGVSQIGIPLLGALLVCYVGGIVSAFASSAAVLGATIPLAVPFLMQGHLGAAGVICALAVSSTIVDVSPFSTNGALVVASAAKEERESLFRQFLIYSGLVVAFGPLLAWLVFVVPGWM; this comes from the coding sequence ATGAGTCCACAAGTCGCAACGATCATCGGTCTGGTGATCATGTTCATCGTCGCCACCGCCCTGCCGATCAACATGGGTGCGGTCGCGTTCGCGTTGGCCTTCATCATCGGCGGCGTGTTCGTCGGCATGGAAGGCAAAGAAGTGCTGGGTGGATTCCCGGGGGACCTGTTCCTGACCCTGGTCGGCATCACCTACCTGTTCTCCATCGCCCAGAAGAACGGCACCATCGACCTGCTGGTGCATTGGGCGGTACGTGCGGTACGTGGGCGCATCGTGGCCATTCCCTGGGTGATGTTCGTGGTGACCGCCGTGCTTACCGCGTTCGGTGCGCTGGGACCGGCCGCGGTGGCGATCATCGGCCCGGTGGCGCTGCGGTTTGCCAAGCAGTACAGGATCAACCCGTTGCTGATGGGCCTGCTGGTCATCCATGGCGCGCAGGCTGGCGGGTTCTCGCCGATCAGCGTGTACGGCAGTATCACCAACGGCGTGGTGCAGAAGGCCGGGCTGGAAGTGACCGAGATGGCGGTGTTCCTGACCAGCCTGGGCTTCAACTTCATGATGGCCACGATCTGCTTCTTCGCTTTTGGCGGCGTGGCGCTGCTGCGTCGCGGTGCGGTGTCGGTGGGCGGTGGCGTGGGTACGGCCGAGCTGGCGATGGCCGGTGGGCCGCAGGCGTCGTCGCGGCAGTTCGCGATCGAAGGCCACGGTGCGCTGGTGTCGGCCGGTGGCGGCACGCTGTCCAACGACCCCGATGCACTGGAGGCGGTGGGCATCACCCGCGAGCGTGTGTTCACCCTGATCGGCCTGCTCGGGCTGGGCGTGGCCGCGCTCATCTACAACCTCAACGTTGGCCTGGTGTCGATCACCGTTGCGGTGGCGCTGGCGCTGCTGTCGCCGAAGAGCCAGAAGGGCGCGGTGGACGGCATCAGCTGGTCCACGGTGCTGCTGATCTGCGGCGTGGTGACCTACATCGGCGTGCTGCAGGAAGCGGGCGCGGTCGACTTCATCGGCAATGGCGTGTCGCAGATCGGCATTCCGCTGCTGGGCGCGCTGCTGGTCTGCTACGTGGGCGGCATCGTCTCGGCGTTCGCCTCGTCGGCGGCCGTGCTGGGCGCCACCATCCCGCTGGCGGTGCCGTTCCTGATGCAGGGGCACCTGGGAGCGGCAGGCGTGATCTGCGCGCTGGCGGTCTCCTCGACCATCGTGGATGTCAGCCCGTTCTCGACCAACGGTGCGCTGGTGGTGGCCTCGGCCGCCAAGGAAGAGCGTGAATCGCTGTTCCGCCAGTTCCTCATCTACAGCGGCCTTGTGGTTGCCTTCGGCCCGCTGCTGGCCTGGCTGGTGTTCGTGGTGCCGGGCTGGATGTAA
- the mdcH gene encoding malonate decarboxylase subunit epsilon has translation MSLALLCPGQGAQHPAMFDRVRDLPAAREVLDTATALLGRDVTAAAAADDRFDNAVAQPLLCAASLAHWQGLRERLPPPALVAGYSIGELAAQSIASSFSATTCLTLASQRAQLMDAASPSDAGMQALLGLPRVAVQALCDTHGAYIAIANGPDHFILGGRSAALRALAADAVQQRAEVRVLPVHVPAHTPLLASAADGFARVLAQAPLQAPQWPVLAGINARPVRDRAALEHSLSAQLAQTIEWAQLMRQAFERGARVFLQLGPGTALARMVASAYPCCEVRAVEEFQRLEGAAAWVDAALGRQQ, from the coding sequence ATGAGCCTTGCCCTGCTCTGCCCCGGCCAAGGTGCGCAGCATCCGGCGATGTTCGACCGGGTGCGCGACCTGCCCGCCGCACGCGAGGTGCTCGACACCGCCACCGCGCTGCTGGGCCGCGATGTCACCGCCGCGGCGGCGGCAGACGATCGGTTCGACAACGCGGTGGCCCAGCCACTGCTGTGTGCGGCCAGCCTGGCGCACTGGCAGGGCCTGCGCGAGCGGTTGCCGCCACCGGCGCTGGTGGCCGGTTACAGCATCGGTGAACTGGCCGCGCAGTCCATCGCCAGCAGCTTCAGTGCGACCACCTGTCTGACGCTGGCGTCCCAACGCGCGCAGTTGATGGATGCCGCCAGTCCGTCCGACGCGGGCATGCAGGCGCTGCTGGGCCTGCCGCGCGTGGCGGTCCAGGCATTGTGCGACACACACGGCGCCTACATCGCCATTGCCAACGGCCCCGATCATTTCATCCTGGGTGGGCGCAGCGCGGCACTGCGCGCACTGGCCGCGGACGCCGTGCAGCAGCGTGCCGAGGTGCGCGTGCTGCCGGTGCATGTGCCGGCGCATACGCCGCTGCTGGCCAGTGCCGCCGACGGCTTCGCCCGGGTACTCGCGCAGGCTCCCTTGCAGGCGCCGCAGTGGCCGGTGCTGGCAGGCATCAATGCACGCCCGGTGCGCGATCGTGCCGCACTGGAACACAGCCTGTCGGCGCAACTGGCGCAGACCATCGAGTGGGCGCAGCTGATGCGCCAGGCATTCGAGCGCGGCGCGCGGGTGTTCCTGCAGCTGGGTCCCGGCACGGCGCTGGCGCGCATGGTGGCCAGCGCGTACCCGTGCTGCGAAGTGCGCGCGGTGGAAGAGTTCCAGCGGCTGGAGGGCGCGGCGGCGTGGGTAGATGCCGCGCTGGGCCGGCAGCAATAA
- the mdcB gene encoding triphosphoribosyl-dephospho-CoA synthase MdcB → MNALAQARGSALAAVDCARLGRLAIVSLHAELACAPKPGLVTPFDRGSHTDMDAGSFLRSLFALRHYFRNVAQAGADDAPFSVLRDHGIAAEAAMLRATGGINTHRGAIFSLGLLVAAAGACRRERVGVITADAVCVAVQRWAPALAVAPLDPNSPGQRARAQHGIAGVREQAIAGYPLLRGIGVPVLRDALAAGLPRDAALCHTLMHLLAHTDDLNLLHRGGTQGLAWARAQAVSFIADGGAFAPHWRTRMRQLGDAFVARRLSPGGSADLLACSWFLLQQERV, encoded by the coding sequence ATGAACGCCCTGGCGCAGGCGCGTGGTTCGGCGCTTGCAGCGGTCGACTGCGCGCGCCTGGGCCGGCTGGCCATCGTCAGCCTGCACGCCGAACTGGCCTGCGCGCCGAAGCCGGGGCTGGTGACGCCGTTCGACCGCGGCAGCCACACCGATATGGACGCCGGCAGCTTCCTGCGCAGCCTGTTCGCGCTGCGCCACTACTTCCGCAACGTGGCGCAGGCCGGCGCTGACGACGCGCCCTTCTCCGTGTTGCGCGACCACGGCATCGCCGCCGAAGCCGCGATGCTGCGCGCTACCGGCGGCATCAATACCCATCGCGGCGCGATCTTCAGCCTGGGCTTGCTGGTGGCTGCAGCGGGCGCCTGCCGGCGCGAGCGCGTCGGCGTGATCACCGCCGACGCAGTGTGTGTGGCCGTGCAGCGCTGGGCGCCGGCGCTGGCCGTGGCCCCGCTGGATCCAAACAGCCCCGGCCAACGCGCACGTGCACAGCACGGCATCGCCGGTGTGCGTGAGCAGGCCATCGCCGGCTATCCACTGCTGCGCGGTATCGGCGTGCCCGTGCTGCGGGACGCGCTGGCGGCCGGGCTGCCACGTGACGCCGCGCTGTGCCACACCTTGATGCACCTGCTGGCCCACACCGACGACCTCAACCTGCTGCATCGCGGCGGCACGCAGGGACTGGCATGGGCGCGTGCGCAGGCGGTGAGCTTCATCGCCGACGGCGGCGCCTTTGCACCGCACTGGCGTACCCGCATGCGGCAGCTTGGCGATGCCTTCGTAGCGCGCCGGCTCAGCCCCGGTGGCAGCGCCGATCTGCTGGCCTGCAGCTGGTTCCTGCTGCAGCAGGAGCGCGTATGA
- the mdcG gene encoding malonate decarboxylase holo-[acyl-carrier-protein] synthase — MPEQPARHTLVWMSAQAAWRAEVPAQDPRLAAWFAQGWPAVVARRAADDPDSRVRLGVPLPPNEGKQRLALRVPLQDIERQQPPLALHALITRPDRLISAEWYMALQGLDAIAPARVFGAFAWQALTGLPYVHAQSDIDLLWQVHTPQVADRLVQRLQAWEVREGRRVDGELCLPGSAAVNWREYAGSARQVLVKRTDGAMLAPRDTLFLPTGVAA; from the coding sequence ATGCCTGAGCAGCCTGCCCGCCACACCCTGGTGTGGATGTCGGCACAGGCCGCCTGGCGTGCCGAGGTGCCTGCACAGGATCCGCGCCTGGCCGCCTGGTTCGCACAGGGCTGGCCAGCCGTGGTGGCGCGGCGCGCCGCCGACGATCCCGATTCGCGCGTACGCCTGGGCGTGCCGCTGCCGCCGAACGAAGGCAAGCAGCGGCTGGCGTTGCGCGTACCGCTGCAGGACATCGAGCGGCAGCAGCCGCCGCTGGCGTTGCATGCGCTGATCACCCGCCCCGACCGCCTGATCAGCGCCGAGTGGTACATGGCGCTGCAGGGCCTGGACGCGATCGCACCGGCCCGCGTGTTCGGTGCATTTGCCTGGCAGGCGCTCACCGGGCTGCCGTATGTGCACGCCCAGTCGGACATCGATCTGCTGTGGCAGGTGCACACGCCGCAAGTGGCCGACCGCCTGGTGCAGCGGCTGCAGGCGTGGGAAGTACGCGAAGGCCGGCGCGTGGACGGTGAACTCTGCCTGCCCGGCAGCGCGGCAGTAAACTGGCGCGAGTACGCCGGCAGCGCGCGGCAGGTACTGGTCAAACGCACCGACGGCGCCATGCTGGCGCCGCGCGATACCTTGTTCCTGCCCACCGGTGTTGCCGCATGA
- the mdcE gene encoding biotin-independent malonate decarboxylase subunit gamma — MPLNTLLDALFPRGHAVAVNDAVLTGSACTDDGEVTVIGTTDKLEVGVDHALTLATAVLASTAAHPQRPIVMLVDTAGQRLARRDELLGINGYFAHLAQTLDLARRRGAPLVTLVYGESVSGGFLSFGLMADHIHALPDAQVRVMDLRAMARVTKQPLEKLQALSLSSPVFAPGVENYVAMGAVHTVWEHDLAQALLEALRTPADGDRRAVLGAQRGGRTLAASVAAAVVAGDA, encoded by the coding sequence CTGCCCCTGAACACGCTGCTGGATGCGCTGTTCCCGCGCGGGCACGCCGTCGCGGTGAACGACGCAGTGCTGACCGGCAGCGCCTGCACCGACGATGGTGAGGTCACCGTGATCGGCACCACCGACAAGCTCGAGGTCGGCGTGGACCATGCGCTCACCCTGGCCACCGCAGTGCTGGCCAGTACCGCCGCGCACCCGCAGCGGCCGATCGTGATGCTGGTCGACACCGCCGGCCAACGCCTGGCCCGCCGCGATGAACTGCTCGGCATCAACGGCTACTTCGCGCATCTGGCGCAGACGCTGGACCTGGCCCGGCGCCGCGGCGCGCCGCTGGTCACCCTGGTGTACGGCGAATCGGTGAGCGGTGGGTTCCTGTCCTTTGGCCTGATGGCCGACCACATCCATGCCCTGCCCGACGCGCAGGTGCGGGTGATGGACCTGCGCGCGATGGCGCGCGTGACCAAACAACCGCTGGAAAAGCTGCAGGCGCTCAGCCTGAGCTCACCGGTGTTCGCCCCCGGCGTGGAGAACTACGTGGCCATGGGCGCGGTGCACACGGTGTGGGAGCACGACCTGGCCCAGGCCCTGCTGGAAGCGCTGCGCACACCCGCCGACGGTGACCGCCGCGCGGTCCTCGGCGCGCAGCGCGGCGGCCGCACGCTGGCCGCGTCGGTCGCGGCGGCAGTGGTGGCCGGCGATGCCTGA
- a CDS encoding biotin-independent malonate decarboxylase subunit beta: protein MSIAHRHSYYEADARERIAGLLDAGTFKELLGPARRAMSPHLAQLDQPAAFDDGIVVGEGLLRGKRVLVAAQQGQFMGGGVGEVHGAKLTGLLHRAVDQRPDGVLLLLDTGGVRLHEANAGLIAISEIMRATLAARAAGVPVVALIGSGNGAFGGMGIVARCCTTVIMSEEGRLSLSGPEVIETVRGVEEFDARDRALVWRVTGGKHRYLIDQAQVLVPDAISAFAQAAFDALVPDTDSTDTDAALAALQARHAALQARVQAWGGCRDGLDIWALQGIADPQQLPLLETDAFLAATAARRLP, encoded by the coding sequence ATGAGCATCGCCCACCGCCACAGCTATTACGAAGCCGATGCGCGCGAGCGCATCGCCGGCCTGCTCGATGCGGGCACGTTCAAGGAACTGCTGGGCCCGGCCCGGCGCGCGATGAGCCCGCACCTTGCGCAACTGGACCAGCCCGCCGCGTTCGACGACGGCATCGTGGTGGGCGAAGGCCTGCTGCGCGGCAAGCGCGTACTGGTGGCCGCGCAGCAAGGCCAGTTCATGGGCGGCGGCGTGGGCGAGGTGCACGGCGCCAAGCTCACCGGCCTGCTGCACCGTGCGGTAGACCAGCGCCCGGACGGCGTGCTGCTGCTGCTGGATACCGGCGGCGTGCGGCTGCACGAAGCCAATGCCGGGCTGATCGCCATTTCCGAGATCATGCGCGCCACCCTGGCCGCGCGTGCCGCCGGGGTGCCGGTGGTTGCCCTGATCGGCAGCGGCAACGGCGCATTCGGCGGCATGGGCATCGTGGCGCGCTGCTGCACCACGGTGATCATGTCCGAAGAGGGGCGCTTGTCGCTGTCCGGGCCGGAGGTGATCGAAACGGTGCGCGGCGTGGAAGAGTTCGACGCCCGCGACCGCGCCCTGGTGTGGCGCGTCACCGGCGGCAAGCACCGCTACCTGATCGACCAGGCCCAGGTGTTGGTGCCTGACGCGATCAGCGCCTTCGCGCAGGCCGCCTTCGATGCACTGGTGCCCGATACCGACAGCACCGACACCGATGCGGCACTGGCCGCCTTGCAGGCCCGCCATGCCGCATTGCAGGCGCGGGTGCAGGCCTGGGGCGGCTGCCGGGATGGGCTGGACATCTGGGCCCTGCAGGGCATTGCCGACCCGCAGCAGCTGCCGCTGCTGGAGACCGACGCCTTCCTTGCCGCCACCGCCGCCCGGAGACTGCCATGA
- the mdcC gene encoding malonate decarboxylase acyl carrier protein has protein sequence METLTYRFDGTTAVRFPTEAVLVGVLASGNLEVLLEPAALDGAMAVRIITAAKGFGTVWEAVIGDFAQRHPLRDVQVSINDAGATPAVVSLRLDQAVQTLRAGGQP, from the coding sequence ATGGAAACCCTCACATATCGATTCGACGGCACCACCGCCGTGCGCTTCCCCACCGAGGCGGTGCTGGTGGGCGTGCTGGCGTCGGGCAACCTTGAAGTGCTGCTGGAACCGGCCGCGCTGGACGGCGCGATGGCGGTTCGCATCATCACGGCCGCCAAGGGCTTCGGCACTGTCTGGGAGGCGGTGATCGGCGACTTCGCACAGCGCCATCCACTGCGTGACGTGCAGGTATCGATCAACGATGCCGGCGCCACCCCGGCCGTGGTCAGCCTGCGCCTGGACCAGGCGGTGCAGACCCTGCGCGCGGGGGGGCAACCATGA
- the mdcA gene encoding malonate decarboxylase subunit alpha has protein sequence MNPTWDTLARSRQARLERAAPWACGREVAAGDIAALLHALLEPGDKVCLEGNNQKQADFLAQALADLDPARVHDLHMVQSVLSLPAHLDVFERGIASKLDFSFSGPQSVRLANLVAEGRIQIGAIHTYLELFGRYFIDLTPRVAMVAAQAADRHGNLYTGPNTEDTPVIVEATAFGGGIVIAQVNEIVDTLPRVDIPADWVNFVVQAPRPNHIEPLFTRDPAQISEIQVLMAMMAIKGIYAEYGVNRLNHGIGFDTAAIELLLPTYAESLGLKGKICQHWALNPHPALIPAIESGFVKSVHSFGSELGMEKYIAARGDVFFTGADGSMRSNRAFSQTAGLYACDMFIGSTLQIDLQGNSSTATRDRIAGFGGAPNMGSDARGRRHASAAWLKAGQQAARPGDMPRGRKLVVQMVETFREHMAPAFVDRLDAWELAERAAMPLPPVMIYGDDVSHVLTEEGIANLLLCRTPEEREQAIRGVAGYTAVGLGRDRAMVENLRDRGVIQRPDDLGINVRDASRDLLAARSVKDLVRWSGGLYDPPKRFRNW, from the coding sequence ATGAACCCTACTTGGGACACCTTGGCGCGCAGTCGCCAGGCACGACTCGAACGCGCAGCGCCCTGGGCCTGCGGCCGTGAGGTGGCGGCCGGCGATATCGCCGCGCTGCTGCACGCCCTGCTTGAACCGGGCGACAAGGTTTGCCTGGAGGGGAACAACCAGAAGCAGGCCGACTTCCTTGCCCAGGCCCTGGCCGACCTCGACCCGGCCCGCGTACACGACCTGCACATGGTGCAGTCGGTGCTGTCGCTCCCCGCGCACCTGGACGTGTTCGAGCGCGGGATCGCCTCGAAACTCGACTTCTCCTTCTCCGGGCCGCAGTCGGTGCGGCTGGCCAACCTGGTCGCCGAAGGGCGCATCCAGATCGGCGCCATCCACACCTACCTGGAACTGTTCGGCCGCTACTTCATCGACCTCACCCCGCGCGTGGCGATGGTGGCCGCGCAGGCGGCGGACCGGCACGGCAACCTCTACACGGGGCCGAATACCGAAGACACCCCGGTGATCGTCGAAGCGACCGCCTTCGGGGGCGGCATTGTCATCGCGCAGGTCAACGAGATCGTCGATACCCTGCCCCGCGTCGACATCCCCGCCGACTGGGTCAACTTCGTGGTGCAGGCGCCGCGCCCGAACCACATCGAACCGCTGTTCACCCGCGATCCGGCGCAGATCTCCGAGATCCAGGTGCTGATGGCGATGATGGCGATCAAGGGCATCTACGCCGAGTACGGCGTCAACCGGCTCAACCATGGCATCGGCTTCGACACGGCCGCGATCGAACTGCTGTTGCCCACCTATGCCGAATCGTTGGGGCTGAAGGGAAAGATCTGCCAGCACTGGGCGCTCAATCCGCACCCGGCGCTGATCCCCGCCATCGAGTCGGGCTTCGTCAAATCGGTGCATTCGTTCGGCTCGGAACTGGGCATGGAGAAGTACATCGCGGCGCGCGGCGATGTGTTCTTCACCGGCGCCGACGGGTCGATGCGCTCCAACCGCGCGTTCTCGCAGACCGCCGGCCTGTATGCCTGCGACATGTTCATCGGCTCCACGTTGCAGATCGACCTGCAGGGCAACAGTTCCACCGCCACCCGCGACCGTATCGCCGGCTTCGGTGGCGCGCCCAACATGGGCTCGGATGCACGCGGTCGCCGCCATGCCAGCGCTGCCTGGCTCAAGGCCGGCCAGCAGGCCGCACGCCCCGGCGACATGCCGCGCGGGCGCAAGCTGGTGGTGCAGATGGTGGAAACCTTCCGCGAGCACATGGCGCCGGCGTTCGTCGATCGCCTGGATGCGTGGGAGCTGGCCGAGCGCGCGGCGATGCCACTGCCGCCGGTGATGATCTACGGCGACGACGTCAGCCACGTGCTCACCGAAGAAGGCATCGCCAACCTGCTGCTGTGCCGCACCCCCGAAGAGCGCGAGCAGGCCATCCGTGGCGTGGCCGGCTACACCGCAGTGGGCCTGGGCCGCGACCGCGCCATGGTCGAGAACCTGCGCGACCGCGGCGTGATCCAGCGCCCGGACGACCTGGGCATCAACGTACGCGATGCCAGCCGCGACCTGCTGGCCGCACGCTCGGTGAAAGACCTGGTGCGCTGGTCCGGCGGTCTGTACGACCCGCCCAAGCGCTTCCGCAACTGGTAA